The Xanthomonas sontii genome contains a region encoding:
- the xpsH gene encoding type II secretion system protein XpsH, translated as MRGVSLLEMLLVVGLIAIAALLAASVLTGGIDGMRLRSAAKEIASQLRYTRAQAIASGQPQRFLIDPQAHRWQAPNGRHGEIPPSLTIRFTGARQAQRRDGEGAIQFFEDGASTGGRIDLQARQARWRVDVTWLTGEVTVGRAPDQAGP; from the coding sequence ATGCGCGGCGTGTCGCTGCTGGAGATGCTGCTGGTGGTGGGCCTGATCGCGATCGCCGCGCTGCTGGCGGCCTCGGTGCTGACCGGCGGCATCGACGGCATGCGCCTGCGCTCGGCGGCCAAGGAGATCGCCTCGCAACTGCGTTACACCCGCGCCCAGGCGATCGCCAGCGGCCAGCCGCAGAGGTTCCTGATCGATCCGCAGGCGCATCGCTGGCAGGCGCCCAACGGCCGCCACGGCGAGATCCCGCCGTCGCTGACGATCCGCTTCACCGGTGCGCGTCAGGCGCAGCGCCGCGACGGCGAGGGCGCGATCCAGTTCTTCGAGGACGGCGCCTCCACCGGCGGGCGCATCGACCTGCAGGCGCGCCAGGCGCGCTGGCGCGTCGACGTGACCTGGCTGACCGGCGAGGTCACGGTCGGGCGCGCACCGGACCAGGCGGGCCCATGA
- the gspG gene encoding type II secretion system major pseudopilin GspG, whose amino-acid sequence MRTLRRSLTRSPSAARQAGMSLLEIIIVIVLIGAVLTLVGSRVLGGADRGKANLAKSQIQTLAGKVDNYQLDTGKLPSKLDDLVTAPGGVSGWLGPYAKPAELNDPWGHPIEYKVPGEGRPFDLISLGKDGQPGGSSYDADIKYE is encoded by the coding sequence ATGCGCACTCTTCGCCGCTCTCTGACCCGTTCCCCGTCCGCCGCACGCCAGGCGGGCATGAGCCTGCTGGAAATCATCATCGTCATCGTGCTGATCGGCGCGGTGCTGACCCTGGTCGGCAGCCGCGTGCTCGGTGGCGCCGACCGTGGCAAGGCCAACCTGGCCAAGTCGCAGATCCAGACCCTGGCCGGCAAGGTCGACAACTACCAGCTCGACACCGGCAAGCTGCCGTCCAAACTCGACGACCTGGTCACCGCGCCGGGCGGCGTCAGCGGCTGGCTCGGTCCGTACGCCAAGCCCGCCGAACTGAACGACCCCTGGGGCCACCCGATCGAATACAAGGTGCCCGGCGAAGGCCGGCCGTTCGACCTGATCAGCCTGGGCAAGGACGGCCAGCCCGGCGGCAGCAGTTACGACGCCGACATCAAGTACGAGTGA
- the xpsF gene encoding type II secretion system protein XpsF, producing MPLYRYKALDSHGEVLEGQMEAASEAEVALRLQEQGHMPMQARLAAEGGGTSLRGLFRPKPFDGAALVQFTQQLATLLGAGQPLDRALSILLELPEDERSKRTVGDIRDAVRGGAPLSTALERQHGLFSRLYINMVRAGEAGGSLHDTLQRLAEYLERSRELRGRVINALIYPAILVSVVGCALLFLLGYVVPQFAQMYESLDVALPWFTQAVLSVGLFVRDWWIVLLVVPGVTILAVDRKRRDPAFRASFDAWLLRQRFVGVLISRLETARLTRTLGTLLRNGVPLLAALGISRNVLSNLALTADVGAAADDVKNGHGLSASLSKGKRFPRLALQMIQVGEESGALDIMLLKTADTFEQETAQAIDRLLAAMVPAITLVLASVVGLVIISVLVPLYDLTNAIG from the coding sequence ATGCCCCTGTACCGCTACAAGGCCCTGGACTCGCATGGCGAGGTCCTGGAAGGGCAGATGGAAGCCGCCAGCGAGGCGGAGGTGGCGCTGCGCCTGCAGGAGCAGGGGCACATGCCGATGCAGGCCCGGCTCGCCGCCGAGGGCGGCGGCACCTCGCTGCGCGGGTTGTTCCGGCCCAAGCCGTTCGACGGCGCGGCGCTGGTGCAGTTCACCCAGCAGTTGGCGACGCTGCTCGGCGCCGGCCAGCCGCTGGACCGCGCGCTGTCGATCCTGCTCGAGCTGCCCGAGGACGAACGTTCCAAGCGCACCGTCGGCGACATCCGCGACGCGGTGCGCGGCGGCGCGCCGCTGTCCACCGCGCTGGAGCGCCAGCACGGGCTGTTCTCGCGCCTGTACATCAACATGGTGCGCGCCGGCGAGGCCGGCGGCAGCCTGCACGACACCCTGCAGCGCCTGGCCGAGTACCTGGAGCGCAGCCGCGAACTGCGCGGGCGGGTGATCAACGCGCTGATCTATCCGGCGATCCTGGTCAGCGTGGTCGGCTGCGCGCTGCTGTTCCTGCTCGGCTACGTAGTGCCGCAGTTCGCTCAGATGTACGAGAGCCTGGACGTGGCCCTGCCGTGGTTCACCCAGGCGGTGCTGAGCGTGGGCCTGTTCGTGCGCGACTGGTGGATCGTGCTGCTGGTGGTGCCGGGCGTGACCATCCTGGCGGTGGACCGCAAGCGCCGCGACCCCGCATTCCGTGCCAGCTTCGACGCCTGGCTGCTGCGCCAGCGTTTCGTCGGCGTGCTGATTTCGCGGCTGGAGACCGCGCGCCTGACCCGTACCCTCGGCACCCTACTGCGCAACGGCGTGCCGCTGCTGGCGGCGCTGGGCATCTCCCGCAACGTGCTGTCGAACCTGGCGCTGACCGCCGACGTCGGCGCCGCCGCCGACGACGTCAAGAACGGCCATGGGCTGTCGGCGTCGCTGTCCAAGGGCAAGCGCTTCCCGCGCCTGGCGCTGCAGATGATCCAGGTCGGCGAGGAATCGGGCGCGCTCGACATCATGCTGCTGAAGACCGCCGACACCTTCGAACAGGAAACCGCCCAGGCCATCGACCGCCTGCTGGCGGCGATGGTGCCGGCGATCACCCTGGTCCTGGCCTCGGTGGTCGGCCTGGTGATCATCTCCGTCCTCGTCCCCCTCTACGACCTCACCAATGCGATTGGGTGA
- the gspE gene encoding type II secretion system ATPase GspE: protein MNALVKDTAVAVETPETRIIAALLAKGRLKDGDLARARQLQRESGGSLLALLARLGLVSERDHAELSAEVLGLPLLDAKQLPATAPESLPEAQPLSLRFLKQFHVCPLGERDGVLELWMADPHDAYAADAVRLATGLQVLPRVGLRSEIDDLIERWFGQGRSAMGAIVETADGDSVAADDIEHLRDLASEAPVIRLVNLVIQRAVELRASDIHIEPFESRLKVRYRVDGVLIDGESPPANLTAAVISRVKIMAKLNIAERRLPQDGRIMLRVQGKELDLRVSTVPTAHGESVVMRLLDRETVVFDFHRLGFTDAFLPQFRKVLEQPHGILLVTGPTGSGKTTTLYTALSQLNTADVKIITVEDPVEYQIEGINQIQAKPQIGLDFSHALRSIVRQDPDIIMIGEMRDLETARIAIQSALTGHLVLSTLHTNNAAGGITRLLDMGVEDYLLTSTINGILAQRLVRRLEPTHAERYAASPEEIEKFELRRLQPEGEIFLYRPRPSAIAPTGYVGRTTIMEFLVMNDVLRRAVMRHAGMGEIEQLAREAGMRTMYEDGLAKALSGQTTIEEVLRVTEET from the coding sequence GTGAATGCGCTCGTGAAGGACACTGCCGTCGCCGTGGAGACGCCCGAAACCCGCATCATCGCGGCGTTGCTGGCCAAGGGCCGGCTCAAGGACGGCGACCTGGCGCGCGCGCGGCAATTGCAGCGCGAGTCCGGCGGCAGCCTGCTGGCGCTGCTGGCGCGCCTGGGCCTGGTCTCCGAGCGCGACCATGCCGAGCTCAGCGCCGAAGTCCTGGGCCTGCCCCTGCTCGACGCCAAGCAGCTGCCGGCCACCGCGCCGGAGAGCCTGCCCGAGGCGCAGCCGCTGTCGCTGCGCTTCCTCAAGCAGTTCCATGTGTGTCCGCTCGGCGAGCGCGACGGCGTGCTGGAACTGTGGATGGCCGATCCGCACGACGCGTACGCCGCCGACGCGGTGCGCCTGGCCACCGGCCTGCAGGTGCTGCCGCGGGTCGGCCTGCGCTCGGAGATCGACGACCTGATCGAGCGCTGGTTCGGCCAGGGCCGCAGCGCGATGGGCGCGATCGTGGAAACCGCCGACGGCGACAGCGTCGCCGCCGACGACATCGAGCACCTGCGCGACCTGGCCTCCGAGGCGCCGGTGATCCGCCTGGTCAACCTGGTGATCCAGCGCGCGGTGGAACTGCGCGCCTCGGACATCCATATCGAGCCGTTCGAGAGCCGGCTGAAGGTGCGCTACCGCGTCGACGGCGTGCTGATCGACGGCGAGAGCCCGCCGGCCAACCTGACCGCGGCGGTGATCAGCCGCGTCAAGATCATGGCCAAGCTCAACATCGCCGAGCGCCGCCTGCCGCAGGACGGCCGCATCATGCTGCGGGTGCAGGGCAAGGAGCTGGACCTGCGCGTGAGCACCGTGCCCACCGCGCACGGCGAGAGCGTGGTGATGCGCCTGCTCGACCGCGAAACCGTGGTGTTCGACTTCCACCGGCTCGGCTTCACCGACGCGTTCCTGCCGCAGTTCCGCAAGGTGCTGGAGCAGCCGCACGGCATCCTGCTGGTCACCGGCCCTACCGGCTCGGGCAAGACCACCACGCTGTACACCGCGCTGAGCCAGCTCAACACCGCCGACGTCAAGATCATCACTGTCGAGGATCCGGTCGAGTACCAGATCGAGGGCATCAACCAGATCCAGGCCAAACCGCAGATCGGTTTGGACTTCTCGCACGCGCTGCGCAGCATCGTGCGCCAGGATCCGGACATCATCATGATCGGCGAAATGCGCGACCTGGAGACGGCGCGCATCGCGATCCAGTCCGCGCTGACCGGCCACCTGGTGCTGTCGACCCTGCACACCAACAACGCCGCCGGCGGCATCACCCGCCTGCTCGACATGGGCGTGGAGGACTACCTGCTGACCTCCACCATCAACGGCATCCTCGCCCAGCGCCTGGTGCGGCGGCTGGAGCCGACCCATGCCGAGCGCTACGCGGCCTCGCCGGAGGAGATCGAGAAGTTCGAACTGCGCCGGCTGCAGCCGGAGGGCGAGATCTTCCTGTACCGCCCGCGGCCCTCGGCGATCGCGCCGACCGGCTACGTGGGCCGCACCACCATCATGGAATTCCTGGTGATGAACGACGTGCTGCGCCGCGCGGTGATGCGCCACGCTGGCATGGGCGAGATCGAGCAACTGGCGCGTGAGGCCGGCATGCGCACCATGTACGAGGACGGCCTGGCCAAGGCACTCAGCGGCCAGACCACGATCGAGGAAGTGCTGCGCGTGACGGAGGAAACCTGA
- a CDS encoding S8 family peptidase, translating into MIDKQNLRINAIAAAMLAMSLGASSAIAASASAPLPVKEPGRSAPADAVTSNRILVRYNAGTAAASDRSAKLSTVQSAVGRASLGGSNGISRAAAASVRAEYVRTLGIGADLIRLTGKLSKADLDKVVAEIAADPTVKYAQVDAKLRPVDVLRAKTQVQPQLVPNDPLYAQYQWHYSNATGGINLPAAWDVSKGDGVVVAVLDTGILPNHPDVAVNLLQGYDFISDKEVSRRPTDARVPGALDYGDWVENDNECYAGSVAEDSSWHGSHVAGTVAEATNNGIGMAGVAPNATVLPVRVLGKCGGYTSDIADAIVWASGGTVSGVPANQNPAEIINMSLGGGGACDSATQDAINGAVSRGTTVVVAAGNNTANAANFSPASCDNVIAVGATRITGGITYYSNFGAKVDLSGPGGGGSVDGNPGGYIWQNGYSGATTPTSGNYTYMGLGGTSMASPHVAAVAALVQSALIAAGKAPLTPAALETLLKQTARPFPVSIPSSTPIGTGIVDAKAALAKALEEPCDPATEQCAPPATALTNKVAVAGLAGAAGNEALYSFEAKAGAVLSFLTYGGSGNVSLYVSFGKEPGTGNADAKSTRPGNNETVRFTAPQAGTYYIKLVGESTYNGVSLVARQ; encoded by the coding sequence GTGATCGACAAGCAAAACCTTCGTATCAATGCCATCGCCGCCGCCATGCTGGCGATGTCGCTGGGAGCCTCGAGCGCGATCGCGGCCAGCGCCTCGGCGCCGCTGCCGGTCAAGGAACCGGGCAGGTCCGCGCCGGCCGATGCGGTGACCTCCAACCGCATCCTGGTGCGCTACAACGCCGGCACCGCCGCGGCCAGCGACCGCAGCGCCAAGCTGTCGACGGTGCAGTCGGCGGTGGGCCGTGCCAGCCTCGGCGGCAGCAACGGCATTTCGCGCGCGGCCGCGGCCAGCGTGCGCGCCGAGTATGTGCGGACCCTGGGCATCGGCGCGGACCTGATCCGCCTGACCGGCAAGCTGAGCAAGGCCGACCTGGACAAGGTGGTGGCGGAGATCGCCGCCGACCCGACGGTGAAGTACGCGCAGGTCGACGCCAAGCTGCGGCCGGTCGACGTGCTGCGGGCCAAGACGCAGGTGCAGCCGCAGTTGGTGCCCAACGATCCGCTGTACGCGCAGTACCAGTGGCACTACAGCAACGCCACCGGCGGCATCAACCTGCCGGCCGCGTGGGACGTGTCCAAGGGCGACGGTGTCGTCGTCGCGGTGCTCGATACCGGTATCCTGCCGAATCACCCGGACGTGGCGGTGAACCTGCTGCAGGGCTACGACTTCATCTCCGACAAGGAGGTCTCGCGGCGTCCGACCGACGCCCGCGTGCCGGGCGCGCTGGACTACGGCGACTGGGTCGAGAACGACAACGAGTGCTACGCCGGCTCGGTGGCCGAGGACAGCTCCTGGCACGGCAGCCATGTCGCCGGCACCGTCGCCGAAGCGACCAACAACGGCATCGGCATGGCCGGCGTGGCGCCCAACGCCACCGTGCTGCCGGTGCGCGTGCTCGGCAAGTGCGGCGGCTACACCTCCGACATCGCCGACGCCATCGTCTGGGCCTCGGGTGGCACCGTGTCCGGCGTGCCGGCCAACCAGAACCCGGCCGAGATCATCAACATGAGCCTGGGCGGCGGCGGCGCCTGCGACAGCGCCACCCAGGACGCGATCAACGGTGCGGTGTCGCGCGGCACCACGGTGGTGGTGGCCGCCGGCAACAACACCGCCAATGCCGCCAACTTCAGTCCGGCCAGCTGCGACAACGTGATCGCGGTCGGCGCCACCCGCATCACCGGCGGCATCACCTACTACTCCAACTTCGGCGCCAAGGTGGACCTGTCCGGTCCGGGCGGCGGCGGCAGCGTCGACGGCAACCCGGGCGGCTACATCTGGCAGAACGGCTACAGCGGCGCGACCACGCCGACCTCCGGCAACTACACCTACATGGGCCTGGGCGGCACCTCGATGGCCTCGCCGCACGTGGCCGCGGTGGCCGCGCTGGTGCAGAGCGCGCTGATCGCCGCGGGCAAGGCGCCGCTGACCCCGGCGGCGCTGGAGACCCTGCTCAAGCAGACCGCGCGTCCGTTCCCGGTGTCGATCCCGTCCAGCACCCCGATCGGCACCGGCATCGTCGACGCCAAGGCCGCCCTGGCCAAGGCGCTGGAAGAGCCTTGCGATCCGGCCACGGAGCAGTGCGCGCCGCCGGCGACCGCGCTGACCAACAAGGTGGCGGTGGCGGGCCTGGCCGGTGCCGCGGGCAACGAGGCGCTGTACAGCTTCGAGGCCAAGGCCGGTGCGGTGCTGAGCTTCCTCACCTACGGCGGCAGCGGCAATGTGTCGCTGTATGTGAGCTTCGGCAAGGAGCCGGGCACCGGCAACGCCGACGCCAAGTCGACCCGTCCGGGCAACAACGAGACGGTGCGCTTCACCGCGCCGCAGGCCGGCACCTACTACATCAAGCTGGTCGGCGAGAGCACCTACAACGGCGTCAGCCTGGTCGCGCGCCAGTAA